CAGGTTTGGGAGGCTTAGAAGTTGGAGACTGACAGTCTTCCTCTTTATTGGGGGTTTCATTTTCTAAAGACTTCTCACTCTCTCTTCTTCTTGCATCTGTGAGGTCAAAATGGGAAGGTCAAAGCATCAGAAAAAGGGCTTATTGATAACAACCTATTAGAACCTCAAGAGTGGAAAACGGCCCACATCCAAGTACACTGCTTTCCATCATCATTCTTCAATACAGAGCTGAATCTGGCTCCCAACAGATGTTCTCAGTGTTAAAACGCTGGTACTCGATACACATGTAGAAACACTCGTAACAAAAAGTGATACAAGACTTTGGACCTCACCCGTAGTACACTGGATAAGAATGTCTGTTattgcaggggacacggatttgatttctggtcttggaagattccacattccatggagaaactaagcctgtgtgccgcaactaccaAAGCCCATCGTCTAAAGCCTGGGCTCCACAACGATGAGAGCATCgtactggagagcagcccccgctctccacaactagagaaagcccacctgcCACAATGGAGACCCAGCCCAACGACAACAGCAAAGTGATACTAGAACCTAAGAGGAGGGGACAAACCCAACAGCCAAGTATACTTTTCAGTGGGACATTAAACTGATTAACTAAGTCTCTTCTGGTACCCATTACCCAGATTTTCTCAGAGCAAATATGAAAGTCAGACCAATCCATGATAACCCAAATAAAGAGTCCACGACTAAATTTCATATGCATAATTTGGCTATGGATACGTTAGGTTAAGGCAAAGGGCAATAATAAGATACCCACCCTGGTCTGACTTACTTCTGCCAGATGTGGCTGAGGTCCCAGTCTGTGATGACTCACTTCCTGTCCTCGATCGTTCCCGTTCCTGAGTTTCTTCACTTCGCCAGCTTGGGTGTCTGTATAAAAGAGATTTAACAAAATACACCATGCCCAGCTCAGTAATGGCTACCCTGCACCCATGCTGACCCCTCAAGAACTATCACTTTTTAAGTTTTATCATGTTGGCTTTATATGTGGGTGTATAAGCTGTCTTTCTTGCTCAAACCATTTGAAACTGGCAGACATTTAATACACTTGGGTTCTAAATATAAGTATCACTTGCTTCAAAGTTACCTTTATGCCACTTTACTTTTACAAAAAGACCCATATATGCTGCTGCCACCGGAAAGAAATCCTAAGAggactctgcttttaaaaaaagatgaaaagtgaaaatagtgTTCAGTGTTGGTTTTACAGCAAGCTTTTTATCTGTTAGCAAAATGTGTCCTAAAATAATTGCTTCTTTGATTTACACCATTGTGGCTTATAAAAAGTTTTGTAGGAATGCTCTACTTTTGGACATTGGGGAAACCTGTACTTCACCAAGTGTTGGCTAGGGTTAAGAACATTCTCCTACAGAATCTGTAACTCTGTGCTCCATTATTGACAACACAATTCTGCCAATCAATCAAAAAACCAGGTCTAGTTTTATCAGATTATTGtaactggaaaataatttacaGCCTATACTTAGTACTAGTGAAAACATTCTTTCTATTCCATCTCCAATAACTTGAAAAGAGGTAAATCCATTCACCTCACTTTGGTTGGATTTTACTCTATACACTAAGGCAGGGTTTggcaaatttttttcttgaaggtTAGCCAAAATTTGCAGATGCTTGTGAGGGCCCAGGAGGCCTTTTGAAAATCATGAGGGACAGGCTACAACTCTTCCCTGACTAAAGAAACTGTCTCACTCACTGCTACTTGGCAGCTTCAGCCCATGAGCACTAAACGCTAGTAAGTGACAACCAGTAACACTCACACAAATTTCCCGAGTCCTAGAGATACAATGCCCCCGTTAAGAACCATGGGCTTCATGGATGCGAAATCCGTCACTGAAGATCATCTCACCTCTCCCGAGGCCGTCGTTCTAGTTTTGGCTCATCCAGCTGACGCTGCAGTTTCTCCTGTTCCTTCTGTAGCCGCTCTTCTACTTCTCGTTCTCTAGCAGCTGTGTCAACAGGCTTTGCCCCTCCAAAGATAGAGGCTGCACGACTGGACTGGGAGGTGCTAGCGGAGGAATCATCTTCCTTAGGAGTACTCCGAGGCTTTAGGTTCAGTTTGGGTCTTTGAGGGGGAcctaaattaggaaaaaaaaaaaaaagtaatagttTTTGGAAATCACCAAAAGCTGATGTTTAAAAGTCAGATTGCCAGACGTATCTCTTATGAAATGCTATTTAGTATTCAGATTAAAGAGTGGCCTAGCCAGTCCAACAAAGGTAAGGACGCAGATCATTAAACTGATCATTTACCACGGTTACTATTATCTGGGGGGATTTTTAACTATGATAAGATATTGGATGAAAGTATCTTGTTAAAATATGTGGTCTGGAAGAGGAATCATTATAGTAGGTTAAGAAGAACTTATAACACTatgctggggaagactccagCAGTGTTTATCCTAAACATTTCAAACAGACAaaagatatagaaaatataaagaaagcttgTGTACATCAACCACCCGACATAAAACACTGCAAAAATTTCCAAAGCTTTCCCTGATAACATGCTTAGCTGCACTGTCTTCTCCTAACTACTATGCTCAATTTGCTATTTATCCTTCTCATGCATGTCTTTATTATTTTAGGTCGTATTTATGTATCTGCAAACAAAGAGGATATTGTTtagcaaattttatattttctataaaggTTTTACATTAGTAGTTTATGTAACTTTTAAGGTAACATTTTTCATCTGTATGACTCTGTCAAGGGGCCATAACCAATGTGAATAGGATACAACTGGGGTCAGAAACAAGAACTCACTGAAGTCACACACCTAATATAGGGTGGACCAAAAAATGAAACCCACATTATTGATAATTTCTTTTACCTACTCAACAAATAATCTGAACACTTATATTTCTGATACCATATCAATGCCAGGAATATGAAGAGGCAGAGCAGTGAAGGCCCTTGTCTATGTCAGAGGTACAAAGGGTTATGTTTCAGGCCATGAAGAGACAAAAAAAGGGTTTTAGAAGAAGAATAACCTAATTAGGTATTGTTCCAGAAAGACAACCCAAGCCAACGTGAAAATAGAGGGAAATGTAAGTAACATGGGCACAGCAACGATGTCTGAACAGTGACAGTGACCCTGGAGGAAAGGGGGCAGATCTTACGAGTTGGGGGTGATGGGGGTGGAAATCAAATATTGGGGGAGAAAACGGCATGAAAGGCAAAGGTCAGCAGCCAACGAAGATTGCATCTGAGCCTCTACTTTTCAAAGTGGAGACAATACTTGTACCTCTACCACATTGAATACTTACTAATCATTAACTGTAGGTGTGCTGTCTAAATAGAATTACAGATAAGAATTCTGGACCAGATACCttacttaaattttaattttggctgtaccacattcggaatctcagttccccaaccagggactgaacccaagccaGGAcaatgaaagcccagaatcctaaccaccaggccaccaggAAGCTCccagatatattatttttaaaatgacatcgCTGAAGTCAGAACAATAAATGGTGGCCATTTATAATACTTTTTGAGGTAGAGTTGTAACACAACACATGTTTTATATAAGTGATCCTAACATTAGGGGCATTAATTTTACAATACGTACACTGACATCGTACCATTAATGAATGAATAGCAACCATTTGGTATAATAGCACTGAAATAAGCAACACTTGGTTTTtaacccattcagttcagttcagtcgctcagtcgtgtccgactctttgtgaccccatgaattgcagcatgccaggcctccctgtccatcacctcaccaactcccagagtttactcaaactcatgtccatcgagtcggtgatgccatccagccatctcatcctctgttgtccccttctcttcctgcccccaatccctcccagcatcagagtcttttccaatgagtcaactctttgcatgaggtggccaaagtattggagtttcagctttagcatcagtccttccaaagaaattccagggctgatctccttcagaatggactggttggatctccttgcagtccaaggcactctcaaaagtcttctccaacaccacagttcaaaaccatcaattctttggtgctcagctttcttcacagtccaactctcacatccatacatgaccactggaaaaaccatagccatgactagatagacctttgttggcaaagaaatgtctctgcttttgaatatgctatctaggttggtcataactttccttccatggagtaagcgtcttttaatttcatggctgcaatcaccatctgcagtgattttggagccccccaaaataaagtctgacactgtttccccatctagttcccatgaagtgatgggaccgaatgccatgatcttcgttttctgaatgctgagctttaagccaactttttcactctcctttttcatcaagagggtttaaatggcaacccactccagtactcttgcctagaaaatcccatggacggaggagcctcgtgcaggctactgcccatggggtcgcaaagagttggacgcaactgagccacttcacttcacttcactttctgccataaacgtggtgtcatctgcgtatctgaggttattgatatttctcccggcaatcttgattccagtttgtgcttcttccagcccagcgtttctcatgatgtactctgcatataagttaaataagcaggattgacagtatacagccttgacgtactccttttcctatttggaacaagtctgttccatgtccaattctaactgttgcttcctgacctgcatataggtttctcaagaggcaggtcaggtggtctggtattcccatctcagaattttccacagtttattgtgatccacacggtcaatggctttggcatagtcaataaggctgaaatacatgtttttctggaactctcttgctttttccatgatccagtggatgttggcaatctgatctctggttcctctgctttttctaaatccaggttgaacatcaggaagttcacggttcatgtattgctaaagcctgacttggagaattttgagcattactttactagcgtgtgagatgagtgcaattgtgcggtattttgagcattctttggcattgcctttctttgggattggaatgaaaaccgaccttttccagtcctgtggccactgctgagttttccaaatttgctggcatattgagtgtagcactttcacagcatcatctttcaggatttgaaatagctccactggaattccatcacctccactttgttcgtagtgatgcttcctaaggcccacttgacttcacattccaggatgtctggctctagatgagtgatcacaccatcgtgattatctgggtcatgaagatctttttgtacagttcttctgtgtattcttgccacctcttcttaatatcttctgcttctgttaggtccataccatttctgtcctttacagagcctgtctttacatgaaatgttcccttggcatctctaattttcttgaagagatctctagtctttcccatgctgttgttttcctctatttctttgcattgatcgctgaggaaggctttcttatctcttcttgctattctttggaaccctgcattcaggtgtttgtatctttctttttcacttctcttcttttcacagctatttgtaaggcagacagccattttgcttttttgcatttcttttccatggggatggtcttgatcccagtctcctgtacaatgtcacgaacctccgtccatagttcatcaggcactctattatatctagtcccttaaatctatttctcacttccactgtataatcataagggattcgatttaggtcatacctgaatggtctagtggttttccttactttcttcaatttaagtctgaattttgcaataaggagttcatgatctgagccacagtcagctcccagtttgtttttactgactgtatagagcttctccttctttggctgcaaagaatataatcaatctgattttggtgttgacccaTACCACCTACCAATTACTGGCTATGAGACCGTGACTGAATTTCATTTCTTCACTTGAAAAGTCGGGCTAAAACAGACTATTTTAAGTGAGACCTTACTGTAAGAGTCTGGCAAAtggttttttccatttttgtctattcaattaaattttaatctATATCCTAAGACAGATTAGAACTAGGCTTTATGTTCATCATGTTCATTTTAATCTAATGCTCTTTCTATCCTGTTCTGAtgcatttttctctttaactATGTGCAGATTCTATTTGTGCCCATAACTGGAAAATTTCAACCAGTTACTACTCTAGTTGTAACGCTCCATCAAGCAAGCAGACAAGATGTTTACCTCTATCATCCCGCCTGTAATCATCCCGAGAGTAATCATCTCTGGAACTCCAGGACCGGTCATCTCGTCTGTCGTATCTGTCTTCATAGCGGTCCCCGCCTCCTCTGTAGTCATCATCCCTCCGGTACCCGCTACCGAATGCTCTTCTGCCACTGCCTATCCTGGAATCGTAGCCTGTAAACAGATCCCAAATTGTAATCATCACactggagggaagaaggaagctcTTCAAAGAATTTGTGTTTTATAATGACCTCTGTCATAGTCTCTGCCACCTCGGTCATCATAGCGATCTCGGCCCCCGTATCGATCCATGTCCCGGCGTGGGCCATCACGGTAACTGTCCCGATACCCATCACGATATCTGTCTGAATCGTAACGATCTCGATACTCTAGAGAAGAAGACAGACAGGTAAcgtcattcctttttctttgatgctactaataaaaagaaacatgacAGCCCAATAGGTCAGTTTGGTTTCGAGCTCATATTCACTGAGGTGTCTGTTTttatgaacaacaaaaatattatatCCAAGGCAGAATAATTTGTATTGAATTAAGTTTTCTcggtagttatttttaaaaagttatctacTGATTCAATAACGTTCCTGGAGTAACAATTTAGGAGGAAGTTAGGGGAGAAATAAATATACAGTCTGTGGTTTAGCTTTTTGAAGTTTCAGTTACCTGTGGTCAACTACAgtcaaaaatttttaatggaaaattccagaaatacacAATTCTTAAGTTTTAAAACGTAACAATaatgtgtgctgttctgaatagCATGGATGAAATCTTATGCTCTCTCCCTCCAACCTGTCCAGGATACAAATCATCCCTTTTGTCCAGCGTACCCACACAGTATAGAACAGTAAGATATATTTTGAGACAACACATTCACGTAACTTGTATTACAGTATACTGTTacaattgttctattttattattaatcattATTGTGAATCTCTAGTAtacttaatttataaattaaacttcatTATAGCTATGTACGTATAGGAACAACACAGTGTAACACACAGGATTTGGTAGTATCCAAGGTTTCAGGCATCCATGTGGGGGTGGCGGTGTCTTGAAATGTATCCACAGGTATGGCAGGGGGCAGGAGACATGGACTGCTATATATTCCATAATAAACTTCCAGGATTaatgatataaatattaaataatataagcACAAAACACCAGAAGAAAATACAGCTGGAATCTTGCACAGTTGATATCAAAGAATCAAAGTCTACTTAAAAGTTTAGCATGGAGGGAactcccaggtggtccagtggttaggactccaagctttcagagcaagaggcatgggttcgatccctggttagggaaaaAACATGCCGAAAGCCATGTGGTGTGGTGGTGGGGAAAACAAAAATTTGGCAtggaaaaataattacatataccacaaatcaaaatgagaaaaatatatgtaCTATATGACAACTGGTTAATTAAAACACCTCAATGTCTCAATATGaaccaattaattaaaaaatgaaacagccaACTTAAAAGATGTTTTGAGTTTACATGAGTAGGTCAAAGAAAGATATTTTTGTGACAGCTTCATTTTAAACAATGGTTTCATTTTGCAAAGGTCATCATTTTGTCTACATGAACATTCATCCACAGGTAGTTTAGATTTTATaaatgaaggggcttccctggcggtccagtggctaagactgtgcttccaacgCAGAGGggcacatgttcaatccctggatgggaaactaagatcccacatacctcgtgGCATgggcaaaatacaaaaataaacaaactttataaattataaacttGCACTAAGACAGTAGGGATCCACAGTGAAGAAAAGCAGCACAGAGTTATGTTATTATAAGATAGCATATTCTGGAAATATACAAAACATTTAGAGTAATACTTTCCCCACTCCCAAGGTGTCTTTTGTGGGCTACTGGCTTGGGACGGGGTCTCTCCCTTTGCGGCACAGTGTGGGATCTGCCTCTACCATGCTGGCAGGGCTAACTTTGGGGCCCTGGCCTAGTCTTTGTTATTATCCATCCTGCTtgctttaaattattaaatttaatatcTGAGGTGAGAAAATTGTCATGTTCCTGGGACCCCTTGGGGTGATTGTCTGCTTTTCAAGAGCCATTTCTCCTTGTTAATAATAAAACCTCTTGCATAGATAGTGAAGTAAAAGTACCTAAGTAGTTCTCCCAAGGCTCGTTGAGTCATAAAGACTTGATCTAAAAATCAGATACAAACGTGACTTCGTTCTTCTACATCTTAACTATATCAAGGAGGACTCTCTTAAAATAGGAATGTATCTCTGCTTCCTCAATTATATTTGACACAGGGTTCACTAGTGTCTCACAACAATCAAAATGTTTGTGGATTTAAGTtgctctttccattttttaacttGATACTGCTCTAAAATTCCTccacatttttgcttttcttgctcACCATAACAGGTTTTggaaatttcctggtggtctagtggtgaggactcagcactttcactgccaggaccctgggttcaattcctagtcaggaGGATTAGGATCCCGTAAGCCATGAAGCTTGGCCACACCAAACAGGTTTTGAATTTTATCCCTGTCATCACATGTACGTTATGCTATCAAGTATTCCATTATATCAACAAACCACTATTTAGTCATCTTTAAATTATACATTGTATTTGCATACTATTTCTCTCCCCTGTTAAAATAATGTCCAGACAgcaatattttatgttttgttcactgccatATCCTGAGCTCACAAAAGTACCTAGTGTATGGGTAGACATTTAGGATTATTTGAAGGTAATGAATTTTCTGTTATTGTCTAATTACAAAACACACCCAGAACACAGAAGAAACTAACTGGATGAAAATGAACTTACTGTCTCCAAAGCTATCATCACCCCTTCTGGGCGGGTAGTCATCAAAGCTGTCTGCAGCAGGACGGGCCCTCCAGTCTGTATCTGTTTTGTCAGAATCACGATTTCTATCTCGGCCAAAAGAACGATCATCCCTGTCTACAGATATATCAAATAAAAAACCACAGGTTAGCTCACAAAAACTGTTGCCAAATATTTCTCACATGTGTATACAACCCCTGCTGCCTCACACATGGTACCTGCTTACACCACAGCATTGTCATGAAGTCATCCCAGCCCTGTAAGTGCACTCTTCAGCTCAACCAAGTGACTCCCTTCCTCACATTTATTCCTACTGGCTTAATGCCTACCTATCTCATCTTCTATATAGGCCAGGAGCCTCTAAAATATACATGAATCGGGCTCCTTTGGTGTCCAGGGTGCTAGGTATGTAATTTATCTAGTATATATTTAATGTTCATCTAAGGCAATCAGGGTTTCTCAGCAACAAGAATCGGGTTGGACGATTCTGTTGTGGGGGCCATCATACACACTAGAGAACAGCCCCCAGATTCCTTTAGATGGCAGCCCTCCCTACACTTGTGACAACCCAAATGTCTCCCAACACTGACAAATGTCCACTATGAAGCAAAACCACTCTCAGTCAACAATTACTGATTGAGATTAAGGTAGGTCTCCACTAAAAACTTCTGGGGAAGGGCACCTCTGCTTTGTCATCCTAGGACCAGATGAAACAGAATACTCGAACACATTCAGTCAGCTTTCTCACCTTTATCCTGTGCTTGATCAGCAACGTCCACTCGAATTCTCCTGTTACCTAGAGACTGAGAGCATAGGACCATATTAACCAACCTTTTGCCCCATTATGCACAAATCCCATGAGTGACCTTGAACGTCTGGGCATAGCAGAAGCACTGGGGGAAGGAAGATAAAGGAAAAACACTGTAATCTAGCCAACACTACAATCTGTTGGCTAAAGAATCCTCTATAAAGACTTGAATATAAAATAACCTTGTAGAATTAACATTTAAGTTGGGCTTAAATAAATGTCAGTTCAATTATCTTACTATTTTTATAAAGTCAAATCTCACAGAATAGATTTAACTTTTTAACTATCACAGGCAATTTATTAAGTGTAATCCTTTTACATTATAGGCAATTCAGCAAACTTCAGACAATAACAGTTGTATGGTATCCTTTTCTTATCCAGAATGAGAAGTTAAAAATTAGTAATGCTAATGAAACCTAAAAGtgatatgaaaagaaaaacttccaacttttgtttttcatatattaatatttaactaAATACACAAATTTTATTCCTATTTGACATTTGCTTCAGATTATCATGGTGGTACTCAAGCCTGagacaggaaaaatattttaggagGAGTTGCTTTCAATCATGTCCAATGTCAGATGTGGACCACAGAATTATGCCACAAATGTCATTGGAAATTGCCTTCTCAACAATGAGAGGTTGTTGGAATTTAAATAAgagcctttttttcccttttcagatataatcagtttgatttctAAAGTCACTAGAGGTAAAAAAGCAGTTCCTGGATTAGAAACTTTTTATCACTAATATGCAACTAACTGTTTTAATATTCCTGCTTAGGCAAGCCTAACAATCCATACATGGCCTTAAATGACTGATCACAATTAGATTTAATCTCCATTCCCCTTCATGTATTAATAGCTGCATTTTCTCTCCCTACTGAACCTCTGGTGTGTCTAGACAGGAAAACAtctacaggcaagaatagtaaAAATGCAGGACTGAACGTTTACTGTTATTCCTAGGAGCAAGTACTATTGATAcaattgacattttagaaatgtttCTGAGCCCTCTTAAAATTATTACTAGGCCCTGATGAACTTGCTGAAAGGAAGTGTGACTTGCTAGATGTTGAAAGTTAACTGGAATACTGATAAATAATCCAGGCTTTTCTTTGTAGATATTGTGGGAATCTTTGAAATAGCTACAGACCCAGACTAAAAAATAATCAGTTTGATAAACATAAGAGTTGTTAGCTCCCAGCCCTCAACCCCACCCTTTTTATTTACCTCTTCGTTGAGGCTCAAGGCACTGAGCAAGGAATCCAGGTCCTCAAACTCTGCATAACCAAAACCTTTTAACCTCTCAGGATTGCTGGGTTCACGCGGTAAACGCACTGCACTGAtctaaagagaaataagaaatagtTCCCAAATTCAATGTTCTTGTTCACTTGCCTTCTCTTCTGACACTGTGTATGCAATGCATTTATCTGAAGAATACACAAGAACCTAGATGTCTCCAGGAGGAAAACTGGTACAGAAGGATACAAGAGAGACTTCACTATATACCTTGTTAAAATCTTTACAACTTGAACAGTATGAATTTAGCCTTTAAAAACCTTGGACAAGTTCAGTGTATTCCTTGCAACCCTGACTTCTGCCtcattttgtatttctattttttagttgtttttcaaTCAAGAGGAATTGCCTATTCCACAATTAATtgattttcaatttttctctCTCAGAAATTAGACTCAGTTTTTGCCAAAAGGTTTTCTGGGCAGTATATTTTATGACAAGCTGACTTATCTGAGAAACATTATTTAGTGTTTTCACATATTTATAGCTTGGCTGAATCAAACACTGGATTGTAAACTCTGACCATCCTTATCCTCTGCCAAATGATAAAGCACTGATTCATACTTTTAACTACTTTCTTGTCaccttttgtgtctgttttctaACCCCTAttatttacttcttcatttctctAACATTGTGCATATATTCAAGTTATCTTTTGCATCACTGATTTGATACTTTATTCTGGCCTTCTGAGATATGGATTTTGTTAGTTGCTATTTTAACTCCACTCATGAGTAGAGCaggaaaaggaatttaaaaaaaaagggaataaagATGTCctctcattggcaaagactctggagaaaaacccaaaagaattgGAAATTATTACTCCTCCTTCCATTTTTGAAATCTTAAGTATTTTTTCATCAAAGTTTGGAAAAAGGACTTCTAAGCACCTCATACTTTCTAGAAACTTTCAGATCAGTGTTTTCAAACATCTTGCCTTAAACTTTTTAAGCAAGCTTGTGAATTCCATTATACGCGAACAGATTCTGTTAACATAAACTACATATCTGCTCAGTTAAAtgtattcatataaaatataaaaatgtagtttttaaatgCAGTTTTGCTATAAGCCTGAATGTCATTAACAGAATAGCTGAGTTCAGAGAAACTTTCTTTCCACTTTTCAACATTCAACTGGGTATGTCACCTTTAAATTTCTTAATGAGAATGGTATATGTTTTTGACAGATTCTCCCTGTATTAATAAGGGATTAAATCTGTTGATAAGACTGTCCGACTGCTGTTGGATGAGAACATTCTCAGCCAGAGGGCCTAAATGCCacttaattatataattttcttttctaagtctATATATAACCTTAGAACTTTTCTCAACACAGGAATTCAAGAGACAGGCACTATGCTACCCTCCCTATGTAGTTAATTACCTAAATCCTTTACACTTACATTTAATCCTCTAAAGAATTCCTTAATGGAGTCTTCTGTCACATCATAGGGCAGGTTCCCTAGAAAAGCAGTGTAGGGTGGAGATTTGGGAAGACGGCTCCGGTCGATATTGGGTTCCCGAGCAGCCCGTGGAGCAGTGGGCAGGATGGAACGGTCAATTGGAGGTGCCCGATACACATCATCATCATTACTATGCCAAGTGGTTGAAACTAGGGTAGAAAAGTAGACATTAAACAATTGAAGAAACTTCCCTTAGTGCCACTGTAGAATAAGAGGACCTACACCAAGTGCCAAGTGGTAAGTCATTTTATTCCACCTTACCTTTGTAGTAATCTTGTGAGTTTGTTCCCCATTTTACCGAAAAGGAAACTAAGATTTTGGGAAGGTTTTGTAACTTGCctaccaaggtcacacagatggtAGCCCAGCAGGATGGTACTCCTAGTGGAGCTAGGAGATACTGTCCCTACGGTACTGCCCATGAGTTTGTACTTCAGGTATCAACACTTATAGAAGGTACGCTCTAGATGAAATTTCTTAATACAAAAATAGGTCACAAAAGTATTTTTCAGTTTGCAATGAaggttttagaaaaaaatgacgGGTGATCAGATGTGTCAGGCCCAATGACTTTATAGCTCCTGCCTGTTGCCAGCTATTCTGCGAAGGCACGGaacttcttcaaatattttcccaccataATTACTATTCCCATTCCTTTCCCTCAGACCATTTCTGTTTACCCAGGAACACCATGCCTTCATACTAATAG
This window of the Bos taurus isolate L1 Dominette 01449 registration number 42190680 breed Hereford chromosome 5, ARS-UCD2.0, whole genome shotgun sequence genome carries:
- the EIF4B gene encoding eukaryotic translation initiation factor 4B isoform X1, which codes for MAASAKKKNKKGKTISLTDFLAEDGGTGGGSTYVPKPVSWADETDDLEGDVSTTWHSNDDDVYRAPPIDRSILPTAPRAAREPNIDRSRLPKSPPYTAFLGNLPYDVTEDSIKEFFRGLNISAVRLPREPSNPERLKGFGYAEFEDLDSLLSALSLNEESLGNRRIRVDVADQAQDKDRDDRSFGRDRNRDSDKTDTDWRARPAADSFDDYPPRRGDDSFGDKYRDRYDSDRYRDGYRDSYRDGPRRDMDRYGGRDRYDDRGGRDYDRGYDSRIGSGRRAFGSGYRRDDDYRGGGDRYEDRYDRRDDRSWSSRDDYSRDDYRRDDRGPPQRPKLNLKPRSTPKEDDSSASTSQSSRAASIFGGAKPVDTAAREREVEERLQKEQEKLQRQLDEPKLERRPRERHPSWRSEETQERERSRTGSESSQTGTSATSGRSKSDQDARRRESEKSLENETPNKEEDCQSPTSKPPKPEQPLKVMPAPPPKENAWVKRSSNPPARSQSSDTEQQSPTSGGGKVVPAQLSEEGSARKDENKVDGVSAPKGQSGSSSRGPGDGGNKDHWKEADRKDGKKDHDSRSAPEPKKAEENPASKFSSASKYAALAIDGEDENEGDYTE
- the EIF4B gene encoding eukaryotic translation initiation factor 4B isoform X3 translates to MAASAKKKNKKGKTISLTDFLAEDGGTGGGSTYVPKPVSWADETDDLEGDVSTTWHSNDDDVYRAPPIDRSILPTAPRAAREPNIDRSRLPKSPPYTAFLGNLPYDVTEDSIKEFFRGLNISAVRLPREPSNPERLKGFGYAEFEDLDSLLSALSLNEESLGNRRIRVDVADQAQDKDRDDRSFGRDRNRDSDKTDTDWRARPAADSFDDYPPRRGDDSFGDKYRDRYDSDRYRDGYRDSYRDGPRRDMDRYGGRDRYDDRGYDSRIGSGRRAFGSGYRRDDDYRGGGDRYEDRYDRRDDRSWSSRDDYSRDDYRRDDRGPPQRPKLNLKPRSTPKEDDSSASTSQSSRAASIFGGAKPVDTAAREREVEERLQKEQEKLQRQLDEPKLERRPRERHPSWRSEETQERERSRTGSESSQTGTSATSGRSKSDQDARRRESEKSLENETPNKEEDCQSPTSKPPKPEQPLKVMPAPPPKENAWVKRSSNPPARSQSSDTEQQSPTSGGGKVVPAQLSEEGSARKDENKVDGVSAPKGQSGSSSRGPGDGGNKDHWKEADRKDGKKDHDSRSAPEPKKAEENPASKFSSASKYAALAIDGEDENEGDYTE
- the EIF4B gene encoding eukaryotic translation initiation factor 4B isoform X2; this encodes MAASAKKKNKKGKTISLTDFLAEDGGTGGGSTYVPKPVSWADETDDLEGDVSTTWHSNDDDVYRAPPIDRSILPTAPRAAREPNIDRSRLPKSPPYTAFLGNLPYDVTEDSIKEFFRGLNISAVRLPREPSNPERLKGFGYAEFEDLDSLLSALSLNEESLGNRRIRVDVADQAQDKDRDDRSFGRDRNRDSDKTDTDWRARPAADSFDDYPPRRGDDSFGDKYRDRYDSDRYRDGYRDSYRDGPRRDMDRYGGRDRYDDRGGYDSRIGSGRRAFGSGYRRDDDYRGGGDRYEDRYDRRDDRSWSSRDDYSRDDYRRDDRGPPQRPKLNLKPRSTPKEDDSSASTSQSSRAASIFGGAKPVDTAAREREVEERLQKEQEKLQRQLDEPKLERRPRERHPSWRSEETQERERSRTGSESSQTGTSATSGRSKSDQDARRRESEKSLENETPNKEEDCQSPTSKPPKPEQPLKVMPAPPPKENAWVKRSSNPPARSQSSDTEQQSPTSGGGKVVPAQLSEEGSARKDENKVDGVSAPKGQSGSSSRGPGDGGNKDHWKEADRKDGKKDHDSRSAPEPKKAEENPASKFSSASKYAALAIDGEDENEGDYTE